Proteins found in one Sphingomonas sp. SORGH_AS_0879 genomic segment:
- a CDS encoding helix-turn-helix transcriptional regulator, producing the protein MTPERFALLTRRHRQCLRGVKALMGSKEIAAELGLGKSTVDSYLAEAVRLLGARNRREAALALAEFEAQDSDQDTEKPSETDPSKIIPDSMGLSSEPNPVPRPTAPDGSTVGGAVQDGHVHASPRLPLPFRRRGQLRNDMTVAERLLWVSVIAIALAVGFGMLATGLDVMARVIGRMSHLAG; encoded by the coding sequence ATGACCCCCGAACGTTTCGCCCTTCTTACCCGTCGCCACCGCCAATGCCTGCGTGGCGTGAAAGCACTCATGGGGTCCAAGGAAATCGCCGCCGAACTGGGCTTGGGCAAATCCACGGTCGACAGCTATCTGGCGGAGGCGGTGCGCCTTCTGGGCGCGCGCAACCGGCGTGAGGCGGCGTTGGCGCTGGCCGAGTTCGAGGCCCAGGATTCCGACCAAGATACGGAAAAGCCTTCGGAAACCGACCCCAGTAAAATCATACCCGATTCTATGGGGCTGTCGTCCGAACCGAACCCCGTGCCAAGGCCGACCGCACCGGATGGGAGTACGGTCGGTGGGGCGGTGCAGGACGGCCATGTCCACGCATCGCCCCGCTTGCCCCTTCCTTTCCGGCGGCGAGGCCAGCTTCGCAACGACATGACGGTGGCCGAAAGGCTGTTATGGGTTTCCGTGATCGCCATCGCGCTCGCCGTCGGATTCGGCATGCTGGCGACGGGGCTGGACGTGATGGCCCGCGTCATCGGTCGGATGTCGCACCTTGCCGGTTGA